One part of the Mariniblastus fucicola genome encodes these proteins:
- a CDS encoding BBP7 family outer membrane beta-barrel protein — MKKQKLQQFAKFAAISIIGAFPVLGLSEISAQQPSLMPPIVQGTPSSARPDVDYSYSSGMSKPLAPARMAENSGIVPPIISGNPIGVGVAAGTSQSNPANGLLAPIGSGIKQVAGRVEPALVGRAFSPAKMPVLAQEISQPGIGVPAIQIPSPMSIAPTSPRNMSVLPGAGMDASMQAAPVISGSLVSPGMPQSIMDSGSMTVAPGYFEAGPVVDAIPMESVVAGCGSCGDSSCDTCGPNGSYNPNQINCDYGTYGSVSAARRYAYLEMLYLTREDGNITNSNFNPLGEFDFNPGWRITLGQRPDMTQGREISYFGTAGIEASQTTNNAENRLNALFVTGGGLISDDLSAFNGASQHIQFKETSVHSIELNRVRWGWDVLKSFVGWRYVYMDDKYQLDSTAPNRDIFGNVAPGFETGQYRIDTINHMLGAHIGAELFYDIGYRFSLSGLSKFGAYANINKVDNFLQNGGTTLLDTEDNNANISTTYELQLMAHYQIRQTARLRFGYNGMFLGNVATVADNFSPFVSPFTGFSGSDDDDAFVHGFSLGLEIYR; from the coding sequence ATGAAAAAGCAAAAACTGCAACAGTTTGCAAAGTTCGCAGCAATTTCGATCATTGGAGCGTTCCCGGTTTTGGGGCTCAGCGAAATTTCAGCACAGCAACCGAGCCTCATGCCTCCGATCGTTCAGGGGACGCCAAGCTCTGCTCGGCCAGACGTGGATTATTCCTACTCCAGCGGAATGTCAAAACCACTCGCTCCTGCCCGGATGGCCGAAAACTCAGGAATCGTGCCGCCAATTATCTCGGGTAATCCGATCGGTGTTGGCGTTGCTGCCGGAACGAGCCAGTCAAATCCCGCCAACGGTTTGTTGGCTCCGATTGGTTCTGGCATCAAGCAGGTTGCCGGGCGTGTCGAGCCCGCTCTTGTCGGGCGTGCGTTCTCGCCGGCGAAAATGCCGGTTCTGGCTCAGGAAATCAGTCAGCCTGGCATTGGTGTTCCGGCGATCCAGATCCCATCCCCGATGTCGATTGCTCCAACTTCACCTCGCAACATGAGCGTGCTTCCGGGAGCGGGCATGGATGCGTCAATGCAGGCCGCACCCGTGATCTCCGGGTCGTTGGTGTCGCCGGGTATGCCACAGTCGATCATGGACAGTGGTTCGATGACGGTGGCTCCAGGCTACTTTGAGGCTGGACCTGTTGTCGACGCGATTCCAATGGAGAGCGTAGTTGCAGGTTGTGGAAGCTGCGGCGACAGTAGTTGCGATACATGCGGACCGAACGGTAGCTACAACCCAAATCAAATCAACTGCGACTACGGAACGTACGGTTCGGTAAGTGCAGCACGACGTTACGCTTATCTTGAGATGCTGTACCTGACTCGCGAAGACGGCAATATTACGAACTCGAACTTCAATCCGCTGGGTGAATTCGATTTCAATCCGGGTTGGCGAATTACGCTCGGACAGCGACCAGATATGACTCAAGGACGTGAAATAAGTTATTTCGGAACCGCTGGCATCGAAGCCAGTCAAACGACGAACAATGCTGAGAATCGACTCAACGCGTTGTTTGTCACCGGTGGTGGTTTGATCTCTGACGACCTGTCAGCGTTCAACGGTGCTTCGCAACACATTCAGTTCAAGGAAACTTCGGTTCACAGCATCGAACTGAACCGTGTTCGCTGGGGGTGGGACGTTCTTAAGTCCTTCGTCGGTTGGCGATATGTCTACATGGACGACAAGTATCAGCTTGACAGTACAGCACCGAATCGCGATATCTTCGGCAACGTGGCTCCAGGATTCGAAACTGGCCAGTACCGCATCGACACGATCAACCACATGTTGGGTGCTCATATCGGAGCTGAATTGTTCTACGATATCGGATACCGGTTTAGCCTTTCGGGTCTGAGTAAATTCGGTGCTTATGCGAACATCAACAAGGTCGACAACTTCCTGCAAAACGGCGGAACGACCCTGCTTGATACCGAAGACAACAACGCGAACATTTCGACAACCTATGAACTGCAGTTGATGGCTCACTACCAGATCCGTCAGACCGCTCGGTTGCGATTCGGCTACAACGGCATGTTCCTCGGAAACGTTGCCACTGTCGCGGATAACTTCTCACCGTTCGTGTCGCCGTTCACCGGTTTCAGCGGTTCGGATGACGACGACGCATTCGTCCACGGCTTCTCGCTGGGACTTGAGATCTATCGCTAG
- a CDS encoding DUF1552 domain-containing protein — MSKQLSRRDALKTLGYSAAMLPFVMPTLARAKTANTAAPIQRLIIMFSPNGTVQDQFWPETQGADFELKKILEPLAQFKESMLVTHGIHNKVRGDGDSHMRGMSCLLTGAELLPGNIQGGSHTPAGWAGGISIDQEIRNFLQSQESTKTRFGSLEFGVAVADRADPWTRMCYAAPNKPVAPDSNPYSMFEKMYGRGKNDALVRSVLDDIAGELKQFSKSLGSEEKVMLDEHVTYVRKMEQDLESAAAQMLDVAAPELPSGVSVSESNMPQIAKMQMDLLVNGFANDMNRVATLQYSNSVGGTRMKWLGFPEGHHQMSHDPDLKVESQEKLTKINHWYAEQLHYLVKQLAETKEPGSDRSLLDGTLIVWGNELGKGNSHTLDNIPFLMLGNAPGFKLGRYKDFGGVPHNRMLMSLAHAFGHNIETFGKPELCVDGPLTALNG; from the coding sequence ATGAGTAAACAACTTTCACGTCGCGACGCGCTCAAGACACTGGGTTACTCGGCTGCGATGCTGCCATTCGTGATGCCAACATTGGCTCGTGCGAAAACAGCAAACACTGCCGCGCCGATTCAGCGTTTGATCATCATGTTCTCGCCCAACGGAACCGTGCAGGACCAATTCTGGCCAGAAACACAGGGGGCGGATTTTGAGCTGAAAAAGATTCTTGAGCCGCTTGCGCAGTTTAAGGAATCGATGCTGGTCACTCACGGAATTCACAACAAGGTTCGTGGCGACGGCGACAGCCACATGCGGGGAATGAGTTGCCTGCTGACCGGAGCAGAGCTTCTGCCTGGAAACATTCAGGGCGGCAGCCACACGCCAGCCGGTTGGGCCGGAGGCATCTCGATTGACCAGGAGATCAGAAACTTTTTACAATCACAAGAATCAACAAAAACCAGATTCGGATCACTTGAGTTCGGCGTTGCGGTGGCGGATCGTGCCGACCCGTGGACACGAATGTGCTACGCGGCACCCAACAAACCGGTTGCTCCGGATTCGAATCCATACTCGATGTTCGAAAAAATGTACGGCCGTGGCAAGAACGATGCTCTGGTCCGCAGTGTGTTGGATGACATCGCTGGAGAGTTGAAACAGTTCTCGAAATCGCTGGGTTCGGAAGAAAAAGTCATGCTCGACGAGCACGTGACTTACGTTCGCAAAATGGAACAGGACCTCGAATCTGCTGCGGCTCAGATGCTGGACGTGGCGGCACCGGAATTGCCTTCGGGAGTCAGCGTCTCCGAATCCAACATGCCCCAAATCGCGAAAATGCAAATGGATTTGCTGGTAAACGGGTTCGCCAACGACATGAATCGTGTAGCCACGCTCCAGTATTCCAATTCGGTCGGCGGAACGCGGATGAAGTGGCTGGGCTTTCCCGAAGGTCATCACCAGATGTCGCATGACCCGGACTTGAAAGTCGAATCCCAGGAGAAACTTACCAAGATCAACCACTGGTACGCCGAACAATTGCACTACCTTGTTAAGCAGCTTGCGGAAACCAAAGAGCCCGGCTCAGACCGCAGTTTGCTCGACGGCACATTGATCGTCTGGGGCAACGAGCTTGGAAAAGGCAACTCCCACACGCTGGACAACATTCCGTTCCTGATGTTGGGGAATGCACCAGGATTCAAGCTTGGACGCTACAAGGATTTTGGCGGCGTGCCACACAACCGGATGTTGATGTCGTTGGCTCACGCGTTCGGCCACAACATTGAAACGTTCGGAAAACCGGAACTTTGCGTCGACGGACCGCTTACGGCCCTAAACGGCTAA
- a CDS encoding ATP-grasp domain-containing protein — protein sequence MKEIAYLCSQNTIPGSSNRRTDAYEHDNMVGALRPAFANLDLRLVEVCWDDPDIQWDRSFAAAIIGTTWDYWDRHELFLATLELIESTTPLFNSSAFVRWNSNKRYLKELATRGAKLIPTEWIDSPTRESIEAAFKSLGCEDMVVKRQVGAGADGQHRLKAGDPIPEMNHPMMAQPFLSSIQSEGELSLIFVDGEFSHALIKRAKGDDYRIQSTYGGTEEAISPAAKDLAMAAAVLDALDQTPLYARVDMLRAETGELYLMELELIEPYLYPLEGPELGRRMAEAISRRLA from the coding sequence ATGAAAGAAATCGCCTATCTCTGTTCGCAAAATACAATCCCGGGTTCGTCCAATCGTCGCACTGATGCGTACGAACACGACAACATGGTGGGCGCCCTGCGTCCAGCATTTGCCAATCTCGATTTGCGTTTGGTTGAAGTGTGCTGGGACGATCCGGATATTCAATGGGACCGTAGTTTTGCGGCCGCCATTATCGGGACGACCTGGGATTACTGGGACCGACATGAGCTGTTTCTGGCGACGCTCGAGTTGATCGAGTCTACAACGCCACTGTTCAATTCGTCTGCGTTTGTACGTTGGAACTCGAACAAACGATATCTCAAAGAGTTGGCGACTCGTGGTGCGAAGCTGATCCCGACCGAGTGGATTGATTCGCCGACGCGTGAGTCGATCGAGGCCGCGTTCAAGTCACTTGGCTGTGAAGACATGGTGGTGAAGCGGCAGGTCGGAGCCGGAGCCGACGGGCAGCATCGGCTAAAGGCAGGCGATCCGATTCCCGAAATGAATCATCCAATGATGGCTCAACCGTTTCTGTCTTCGATTCAATCAGAAGGAGAGCTGAGTCTGATCTTTGTTGATGGTGAGTTTTCACACGCGTTGATCAAACGAGCCAAGGGTGACGACTATCGTATCCAGTCGACTTACGGCGGTACGGAGGAAGCGATTTCTCCTGCCGCCAAAGATCTCGCGATGGCCGCGGCGGTCCTTGATGCTCTCGACCAGACACCACTTTACGCTCGCGTCGACATGCTGCGAGCCGAAACTGGCGAGCTGTATCTGATGGAGCTCGAACTTATCGAGCCTTACCTTTATCCGCTCGAAGGTCCGGAGCTTGGCCGACGCATGGCGGAAGCGATTTCGCGACGCCTGGCCTAG
- a CDS encoding non-heme iron oxygenase ferredoxin subunit: protein MSEFIKAATRSELSSGDKLLVEVDDQLVILFQVGDDYFCLDDVCTHDGGTLSDGEFEGFAIACPRHGAKFDVRCGKALCMPATQNTGSHEVKVDGDDILVKLADA from the coding sequence ATGAGCGAATTTATCAAAGCAGCAACCCGATCAGAACTTAGCTCGGGCGACAAACTGCTGGTCGAAGTCGACGATCAGCTGGTGATCCTGTTTCAGGTCGGCGACGATTACTTTTGTCTTGATGACGTGTGCACGCATGACGGCGGCACACTTAGTGATGGCGAGTTCGAAGGGTTTGCAATTGCCTGCCCTCGGCACGGCGCCAAATTCGATGTCCGCTGTGGGAAAGCCTTGTGCATGCCGGCAACGCAGAACACCGGTTCTCACGAAGTCAAAGTTGACGGCGATGACATTTTGGTCAAGCTCGCCGACGCGTAG
- a CDS encoding deoxynucleoside kinase has protein sequence MGFAGNERNGLFIAIDANIGAGKTNACHAIASAAMAAGHPTRVMEEPTHHPKFNHFLQRYYDDLQTEKNTGGGFAMQMFMLCQRYEQHRLAVEQAWGSNGTIVIQDRPIYGDTVFATTAMERGFMTAEEYDLYVDVYRNMSRDVMPPDVFVYLDVSPEECYDRMHSRGRSEEEGVPLDYLQQLYGNYQKLLSEMRRRGVRVLTVDWSGFGPPVEIWKRIQKLVDSDSTWYEELSFSLAKEPRVPIAPNPDA, from the coding sequence GTGGGTTTTGCCGGTAACGAAAGAAATGGACTATTCATCGCGATTGACGCAAACATTGGTGCTGGCAAAACCAACGCCTGCCATGCGATCGCCTCTGCTGCGATGGCGGCCGGACACCCAACGCGTGTGATGGAAGAACCAACACACCATCCAAAATTCAATCACTTTCTGCAGCGATACTACGACGATTTACAGACCGAAAAGAACACGGGTGGCGGATTCGCCATGCAAATGTTCATGCTCTGCCAGCGTTATGAGCAACACCGTCTGGCGGTCGAGCAGGCTTGGGGATCCAACGGAACGATCGTGATTCAGGACCGTCCGATCTACGGCGACACTGTTTTCGCAACCACCGCGATGGAGCGTGGTTTTATGACGGCAGAAGAGTACGATTTGTACGTTGATGTGTATCGCAACATGAGCCGTGACGTGATGCCGCCGGATGTGTTCGTCTATCTCGATGTTTCACCAGAAGAATGCTACGATCGAATGCATTCCCGCGGTCGCAGCGAAGAAGAAGGCGTGCCACTGGATTATTTGCAGCAACTTTACGGTAACTATCAAAAGCTTCTATCTGAAATGCGTCGCCGTGGCGTTCGCGTGCTGACCGTTGACTGGAGCGGATTCGGTCCTCCGGTTGAAATCTGGAAACGAATCCAGAAGCTGGTTGATTCGGACAGCACGTGGTACGAAGAGCTTTCTTTTTCTCTGGCGAAAGAACCTCGTGTTCCGATCGCTCCCAACCCGGACGCATGA
- a CDS encoding tetratricopeptide repeat protein — protein MNYLLYQLKRLFMLPVLLVTSPGEAIGSAWSESSRNRALMLGLPALIVAFVAVSAIAGVQLLSQSSLEDKYDYLYQKTTADLIQLSKEIARNQQVQKIDAATAKPTISEEEKAQLIELRQAQQIYLDKLIALDPENNEYRFELAKLVSSRGNRDHAFNILRELAPEDIPGFPKAHSVLARHYFDLPARPGMERDGNLAIAEKHVNHVLTRDEKDTDAMKLKARILTRLRQYEGAHKLYTDLFEDDPNYFRELAELNRELDQTERDRALYERALAQFEQQADQDDRDGNDRDWIRVEAGIATTLQKLERYPEAEARLDRLIQKYAADPKGGPRRVFLQHLIADTYIIWANSIADTKTSYESLDEETLNKLLDLYTKAYRNKQDNVLVLQSLARLSLASNEVIAEKARTVYDPNADVEAPSAVLNQLGNHALLNKRFSEAIMYYERAREKAPRDPAVLNNLAYSYLVAQDDERNAERALQLINEAIKNIPAGFDPYEASKFLHTKATALKQQDRLQEALAVYERALKSRPDHADTLRSLIECYRGLNKPPPEQYSERLAELEEEMRRNQPAAP, from the coding sequence ATGAACTATCTTCTTTATCAACTCAAGCGACTTTTCATGCTGCCAGTGCTCCTGGTGACGTCTCCCGGCGAGGCGATTGGGAGTGCGTGGTCCGAATCCAGCCGCAACCGCGCACTGATGCTGGGGCTGCCTGCGTTGATCGTGGCGTTCGTCGCCGTGTCAGCCATCGCTGGGGTTCAGCTGCTAAGCCAATCTTCGTTAGAAGACAAATACGACTATCTGTATCAGAAAACGACTGCTGATCTGATTCAGTTGAGCAAAGAAATCGCTCGCAACCAGCAAGTGCAAAAGATCGATGCCGCTACGGCCAAGCCAACGATCAGCGAAGAGGAAAAAGCTCAGCTGATTGAGCTCCGCCAGGCCCAGCAGATTTATCTGGACAAGTTGATCGCGCTCGACCCGGAAAACAACGAATACCGATTCGAGCTGGCCAAGCTGGTTTCATCTCGAGGCAATCGCGACCACGCATTCAACATCCTGCGCGAATTGGCGCCTGAGGACATCCCCGGATTTCCGAAGGCTCATTCTGTTCTGGCTCGCCACTACTTTGATTTGCCAGCTCGCCCCGGAATGGAGCGTGATGGAAACCTTGCGATCGCCGAGAAACACGTCAACCACGTTTTGACTCGCGATGAAAAAGACACTGACGCGATGAAGCTTAAGGCACGCATCTTGACTCGCCTGCGTCAGTACGAGGGTGCTCACAAGCTCTACACCGATCTGTTTGAGGACGACCCGAACTACTTTCGCGAGCTGGCCGAACTCAATCGCGAGCTCGATCAGACTGAACGGGATCGAGCTTTGTACGAACGTGCCCTGGCCCAGTTTGAGCAACAGGCAGACCAGGATGACAGAGACGGGAACGATCGAGATTGGATTCGCGTCGAGGCCGGCATTGCGACGACGTTGCAAAAACTGGAACGCTATCCAGAAGCCGAGGCTCGATTGGATCGCCTGATTCAGAAGTATGCGGCTGATCCGAAGGGCGGACCGCGACGCGTGTTTCTGCAGCATCTGATTGCTGACACGTACATTATCTGGGCGAACTCGATTGCCGACACGAAAACTTCCTATGAATCGCTCGACGAGGAAACGCTCAACAAACTACTGGACCTCTACACGAAGGCTTACCGCAACAAACAGGACAACGTCCTCGTCCTTCAGTCGCTGGCACGACTGTCTCTCGCCAGCAACGAGGTCATCGCGGAGAAAGCGAGAACTGTTTACGATCCGAATGCGGACGTGGAAGCTCCTTCAGCGGTGCTGAATCAACTTGGAAATCACGCTTTGCTCAACAAACGATTCTCCGAAGCGATCATGTACTACGAGCGGGCAAGGGAAAAGGCTCCTCGAGATCCGGCGGTTCTGAACAATCTCGCCTATTCTTACCTTGTCGCTCAGGATGATGAGCGTAACGCTGAACGGGCGTTACAGTTGATCAATGAAGCGATAAAAAACATTCCGGCCGGATTCGACCCGTATGAAGCGTCAAAGTTTTTACACACCAAGGCAACCGCGTTGAAGCAACAGGATCGCCTGCAGGAAGCACTCGCGGTTTATGAAAGAGCGTTGAAGTCTCGTCCGGACCACGCCGACACATTGCGGTCGCTGATTGAGTGTTATCGCGGTCTCAACAAGCCGCCGCCGGAGCAATACAGCGAGCGACTGGCTGAACTCGAGGAGGAAATGCGACGGAATCAACCTGCGGCTCCCTAA
- a CDS encoding tetratricopeptide repeat protein, whose translation MAPFRAIQDWLKDAISGDDSFRSDQGNVIVRFITLPFRLLWGFLVFMVQAWTTSRNGIAFLRGLPAFGIIAFTPFLLWLVNNYSRQISVGPTIGYHKMHLRNGADEYAQLFSKKLVELEPESKEYKYMMAEDYARNGDIGKATRIMEFLAGSTDITPTALVSSPEPTDTGNPLDPPTTDDSSDPDVDAAAESAEPEKYAQAHVWLSQQLIRKQRMEGMDEAGNTKAMAHLRAAIAADPENIRAKVNLVDLYLTRARSMGPDSGEYKEEEYIENLKLARESLEALTRFQNFNRMEQVLAMPQLVDVCVKLGDDAAAKRALNDAASKVTRIARLNPEIYEIWFSLVQCAVALKDYKRADEFIKTGYQNVKTQETRRKIMQLSSLVFIQNADDFKDITIERNFRLRLFALCKAIATNPRDVKIYDRLEDYIDVDVDEAQREVWLRNSILDCPIPGVVHILIGTRELIRGDVVAGKTSWDIAQHQFGTTEFVIHRLLSIAIRKEPKYGEGDLLNTALLLFPDQYMLYETRGAIKKGRGEFTEAIKDFEFVIDKVPDLITVQKHLADCYEAIGNAEKASFHESRVEELLDQVDQKQRDLYERELNKL comes from the coding sequence ATGGCTCCCTTTCGCGCTATTCAGGACTGGCTTAAGGACGCCATTTCCGGCGACGACTCGTTCCGCTCGGATCAGGGAAACGTCATCGTCAGATTCATCACGCTGCCGTTTCGGTTGCTGTGGGGATTCTTGGTCTTCATGGTTCAGGCTTGGACGACGTCCCGAAACGGGATTGCGTTTTTGCGTGGGCTTCCCGCGTTCGGGATTATCGCCTTTACGCCATTCCTCTTGTGGTTGGTCAATAACTACTCGCGTCAGATCTCGGTTGGGCCGACGATTGGATATCACAAGATGCATCTTCGGAACGGAGCCGATGAATACGCTCAGCTGTTTTCGAAGAAACTGGTCGAGCTGGAACCGGAATCCAAAGAATACAAGTACATGATGGCCGAAGATTACGCACGTAACGGCGATATCGGCAAAGCAACGCGGATCATGGAATTTCTGGCCGGAAGTACTGACATCACGCCAACGGCACTGGTTTCCAGCCCGGAGCCAACGGATACGGGCAATCCCCTGGATCCACCAACCACCGACGATTCGAGCGATCCAGACGTCGATGCTGCAGCAGAAAGCGCGGAGCCGGAGAAGTACGCCCAGGCTCATGTCTGGCTGTCCCAACAGCTCATTCGCAAACAGCGGATGGAGGGAATGGATGAAGCGGGAAACACGAAAGCCATGGCTCACCTTCGTGCGGCGATCGCTGCCGATCCAGAAAATATTCGAGCGAAAGTCAACCTGGTCGATCTATACCTGACCCGCGCCCGATCTATGGGCCCTGACTCTGGCGAATACAAAGAAGAAGAATACATCGAGAACCTGAAGCTCGCGCGTGAATCACTCGAGGCCCTGACACGGTTTCAAAACTTCAATCGTATGGAGCAGGTTCTGGCCATGCCGCAGTTGGTTGACGTTTGCGTAAAACTTGGCGATGACGCTGCGGCAAAACGCGCTCTCAATGATGCGGCGTCGAAGGTCACCAGGATCGCGCGGCTTAATCCGGAAATTTACGAGATCTGGTTTTCGCTGGTTCAGTGTGCCGTAGCACTCAAGGACTACAAACGTGCCGATGAGTTTATCAAGACCGGATACCAGAACGTCAAGACTCAGGAAACACGACGTAAAATTATGCAGCTTTCGTCGCTGGTGTTTATTCAAAACGCGGACGATTTTAAAGACATCACGATCGAAAGAAATTTTCGGCTTAGGCTGTTTGCGCTTTGCAAGGCGATTGCAACGAACCCCAGAGACGTGAAAATTTACGATCGTTTGGAAGACTACATTGATGTCGATGTGGATGAAGCCCAGCGAGAAGTTTGGTTGCGGAACTCGATTCTGGATTGCCCGATTCCGGGCGTGGTTCACATCCTGATCGGAACTCGTGAGCTTATTCGCGGTGATGTGGTCGCGGGTAAAACCAGCTGGGACATTGCACAGCACCAATTCGGGACGACCGAGTTCGTGATCCATCGTCTGCTTTCGATCGCGATTCGCAAGGAACCGAAGTACGGCGAAGGCGATTTGCTCAATACGGCATTACTGTTGTTCCCGGACCAGTACATGCTGTACGAAACCCGGGGTGCGATCAAAAAAGGCAGAGGTGAATTCACGGAGGCTATCAAGGACTTTGAATTCGTCATTGATAAAGTTCCGGATTTGATCACCGTTCAAAAACACCTTGCGGACTGCTACGAAGCCATTGGCAATGCAGAGAAAGCGTCGTTCCATGAGAGTCGTGTCGAAGAATTGCTCGATCAGGTCGACCAGAAACAGCGTGACCTGTACGAACGTGAACTGAACAAACTGTAG